The genomic window CTGTGGGGACGTCACCTTGCAGCAGCTGAAAACAGGCGTGATGGACCCGTTCCTAAAGCAGAGCCAGGTACCTCAACCTCAGCCACCTTCAAAAACATCCCAGTTAAAATTCCCCAGTCCATGCCTGACAAGAAAGAGTTCAGAGGCATCTTCACAGACAACTGAGGCTGCAGGGACAACAGCAGCACCCTTGCACTTCATGCCAGAGACTGAGGGGGACCTGCCAGGCGTAGCCAAGCATTTCTGCACCCCATCACTGTTTATATTTAGGCTGCAGTCAGCTTCTAAGAGGTTGTCTGTtggctgtttttttcctgctctgtcctCGCCTACATGAAGATGACCAGAGACATTCCACTTGCATCAGCACAGGTGCTCTTGCCAGTATCTGGCCTTTGCAAACCAGCATGCTTCTCTGAACCCCTGGGAGCTGGAAATGTAATTCTGTCGAGCTGCACATTCCTCCCAAAACATTTCTCAGAGCTCTGTTATGGAAAAAGGCAAACTGAGAACAAGGAATCTGTTTTGATTAGGCTTGgatgttgggtttgggggggggaggaagaaggggctGTTGCagtgggtttttgtgtttgtggtgttttgctttgtttttctttaagccaAGTTGGAGACACGTTTACTTCCTCTCTTCAGGGCTGGCTCcaaaaaactgaacacagcacaaTTCTAAGTCTGGTAAAATTTAAGACCCTGCCTTTCTGCAAGAAGTTTTTAACATAGCTCCTCTTTCCAAGCCACGTGGGATTAACATGAGGTTGAGCTACCAAGGTTGCTGCTTAGctttcagaagtttaaaaaagccttttgaaaGGAGGAAAACCTCTTGAAGTCATCTGTGCCAGAGATAAGATGCTTGCATCTACCCTTCAAAGACTCTAGGGATGCTGAAGAGCTAAGCCCCTCTACAGCCCCATGAAACAGGCTAATGAGCTCTTGAGGACTCTACTTTCCCATGTTTACACAGCCTGTGTACAAGGGGGcttaaatatattaatataataataaagtTAATGCCAAGTCttctattcaggaaaaaaagggactCACCTCTGCCTATAGTCCCATGAGATCACTGTATTATTTAACTGTTCTGCGTGCTGTTAAAATACAGCTGGGTGCCTGGAACAGTGGAGCCCGGCAGCTGCCCTCTCTCCCCAGGCAATACATGAGGCTCCTGTTCTTTTTGCAAAAGCTTGTTATATGAATTAAAAAGAATTGtcaattgattttaaaaaaatcttttctttttttttttggcggggggggggggggagcgggggggaggcTTTGTGGTCTGGGAAGACAAGAAACAGATGTACATGAGAGAGGTCTACTCAATCTATCCAATACTTTCTAGGATGCTCAACCCCTACTGTGCCCCCTGACCCAGGCACGCTTGCTGCCTTTCAGACTCAGCCCTTTTTACTGAGTGTGACCTGCAGGGTAAGGTATAGCTGCAGAAATACACAGGATTTCATACTCTTTCTGAAGAGACTGCAGTTCCCAGCACATCACAGTTTACATTTACCTAAGCAGTCAGGACAGCTGCTCTAGGTTTTTATCCCCTTCAGCTGCACGCTTTTACTGAAGAGGCTATCGATACTATCAATGTCTGCTTCACAGACAGAAACCCACACAGCACACTAATCCCAAGTGCTCTTAAATGGATTAAGTCTTGACACCCCTGCATGTTCTCCAACTATCACTCATGAGGTCAAGGGCGAGGAAATAAGACGCTTGCACAACTAGACCAACGCAAGGCATCAGTGTCCAATCTTGTACCTGAAATGATGAAGAGCTTCTGTCAGGTTTTGGCTCCTACAGATTTTCCACGTAAGCCTGGGTGAATAACCgacccttcattttctttttatgatgaTCGGCAGCAGGGACTGCATTACCTTATGAGGAATACTCGGGGCACTAAATACATCTGAACTGTGCAGGACTGAAGAAATGTATGTGTGCACGGTATTTTACAACAGAAGGAGCCACTAATTCCTCTTCTTCAGTTTTCGCTGGTGTCCTGTCCCTGTGGGCCAGACAGCACCGCAGTCTATTTCCTCATTTTACAGGCTTGAGTAAGAGATACTACACTAGCTCACAGGGAAGGGGAGTGGATCAGTTCTATAAATGGTTTCACCCCCAAGGAGCATGATGGGGAGCCACTGTGGAGTCagacaggacccccccccccccccagcagcagcagcaacctacCTCTCTGTCAACTGCTTACTGATAGCTGTTCCCCACCCCACACATCATGAAGCTGTGCACAGGCAGGCCAGGAGGAAAGATTCACACCAGATCTTTacccaaaaaagaagaaatcaacacTGAGATGTAGACAGCCCAGGCTCAGGTGCTGGAAAGCAGGGGTTTCGTCCGCTCAGGGCCTGGCACATCCTTGTCCTTGTGGGGTTCTGGGCGCTGCCAGTAGCTGTCGGATCTTTGCAAAGGCCAATCCAACTCATCATAGTGGCAACAGCAAATGGAGGAAAACAGCCGAGTCCGGACCACCCGCGTACAAAGGACAAACATGATACAGTTGGCACCTCCTTGGAACGTGTTCCCAATTCCCTGCGAGGGCAAGAAAAGGAATTAACCAGTGCGGGTCCTACAGGTACTCCCcagagaaaagcaaacattttgtcAGACCAGCTATAGCACTGCCCAACTGACAGTCAGCAACTTCCACctaaatgagaaaaacagattcagaaaaatcAACCTTGTGCCCAAAAGCAGACTAGATGGCTGTTGTAGGTTGCCGTTTCTACAGCCTGGTGtagggcaggagcaggctgaGCCCTGCTGAAGGACAGACACCCAACATTTCTGGGCTGAACCTGCTTTTCCTACAAGCAGCCAGCATTGCCCAACACTCTTGTTGCAGTTATTCTCTGTAGCCACTAGATGCTGCTGAAATAGCTATTGCTGAGCACCCCAGACAGCGCTTGCCAGGAGGGAGCAGATGCTCTTGCAACGTGCTGCATCCTGCCGCATAAAAGTGATATTGAGAGCAACACAGCCTTATCTCCCTCCCAGATCCTCCTTCTAATGCATTTCCCGACGAATACTTACGTGCAGGACAACCAGGACTGAATTTTGCACTGCAGGAGAGTTACAGAGGGTCAGAATGAACCGTACAGTGCTCCAGATGCGGAGGATGATGAAGATGACGGGGATGAGGATCAACTTCTTATCTGCTATGGAAGTCCGGGGCTGAAATGCTGGTGCTCTTGAGAGAATGGGGCGATACTCTGAGAGAGCTGCGTGCTTCCATGAAGGGAGACAAAAACGTGAACAAAAAGCTACACACATTGGACATTTACTACAGGGATTCTTTCCAAAGCAAactatatttttgcattttgcaggaAGTTAACAGGGCCACAGTTATGAGCATCAGTCTTCAGCCACATTCTGCCCTTGCTAATGCAAACATGCCTGCTGAAGCCAAGGAGTGGCAAACAGAGGATATCCAGCCCTTAGCAGAGTCCCAATAAAGCTTTATATTAACAAACATCACTACTTAGTTGCCAAGAAACCAGGTCATaacaatgcaaaaaagaaaaaatgtggtGCTCCACAAAACAGTTTTGCTGGGCCAGTGGCCTGGCCCCACTGCTGCTGGCTTTACTGCTTTGTAAATGCATGGCTAAGGGTTTGGCCTTGGGAAGGCCTCTtgagatagatatatagatatatatagatGGGGAGAAGTCTGCCTCATCCTTCTGAAACTATTCAAACTTCTGACCTTCACCACAGCCACAGCCAGCAAGTCCCACAAGGAATTTATGTTCACGTGAACCATTCCTTCCGTATGTTTGTGTAGAACCTGCTGCCTGATTTCTGACCATATACTGTCAGCAATGGGCTTCCATGGATTTGGACAAGCCAGCAAACCTCTATACACTAGCATGTGTAGAAAAAACTCAGGGATCTGTGCCCTGGATCAGGGTGGCTGGAGGTGTAAGGCCCATGAGACCTTCTCATGGCAGAAGCTACAGGATGCACTCAGATTCCAGGATGGGGGAGAGCAGGTCAAATCAGCACATGGGCCACATGATGTTAATGTGGGTGAAGCGATTAAATCTCAGGCTAGCTGACCGGCAGAAAACTATTCTTCCTACCATCAGGGCTACAGAGCACACACAACTTTGATGCCTAGTATTCTCCCTCACTCCAGTACTCTCAGTACTGTCAGTACTCCTGACACCTTACTTCAGAACAGAGCTGTGTGACAACGCTGCACAGTGGCCCGAGTCAAACCCTGCTGAGGGCTTTCAGCGCAGCTTCCCACCCACTCCCACGCAGCCTTTGCCATTTGGAACACGCCTTGTACACGCCCTGCGTGCGTCCCCCACAACAGCTATTTCcatcccttctcctgcctctgacTGTGCACAAGCCGCTCCTGCAAAACCCGCTCCAGCCATTTATACAGCCCAAACGCAGCCCTACTTGCCTATTGCTCTTCCTTGGGAATGGGAGACCTCCTGCCAGTAAAGAGGCTTAGTAAGCAGGCTACCAGGCTTGGCAAAATCCTTACGGATGATAGGAGAGATACTCAAGTCGAGAAGACCCTGCGTTCTGCTGCTCCAGCCCTCAGCCCCTGCATTATGAGAACCGAGAGTGACAActgcctgtccccagcactgctcctGTTAAGAGGGTCAGGGCTGGGAGTGGGGAAGAGAGAGCAGAGCGCCCAAGAATCCCTGGCAGAGCAAGAGGGTAAGAGCCTGGCCAGGTGGGGGGTCAGGTTTCCAGGCAGTCACGCTGCTATCTTGGACAGCTGCTGGAACACAGCGTCCTGTCTGATTTATGTCAGGCGACGGTGACAGGCACTAGCAAACCCTTTCCCGGGACCCTTAGGACTGCTTAAGACTATGTTGATCTTCCAACTCATCTGCAGGATCCTGCCCTAACCAGATCTGTGTTTATCCCTAACTATGACTGCCATAGCTGCACCACAGCAAGCAGGCATTTTCCAGAAGGACATCTATCCAGATGTGGGTTTTCTTCCCCCTAATACAACTTTGAGAAAAAAGGAATCTCTGGATGTAGTTCCTTCTGCCACTCTCCATCTAGATTTCTCTATTATGCAAATGTTGTCCTGGATGCCTGGATTCTTTGTGCTCGCAAGGAACAGCAGCAAATAAGACTCTGAATTCTGAAACTCTCCTAGGACAGGGTGTCTTCCTGTACTGTGTATGCATATGGTGCCTAATGCTATAGTGCTGAGACTCCCAAATGGGACTTTAAGCTGCTAATACAAAACAGGTATTCATAAACACTAATTATCATTAGAATTCCTAAAATGACTGAGGTTACATAAATCCAGATGCCAAACTCAGGCTTGGTACAAGTGAAGCTGTGGAAGATTGATTAAAGCTGAATTTTGTCCTTCACCTCCTGTTTCAATTCTTACTGTAGGATTTACATTTCACTCATGTACATCCCATAACCCCATaagttttcaaaaagcttttacaTCTTTCTTGTGCTAAGTCACTGTGTGAAAAAGTGTCACACAGTGAAGCCTGATGCTGCAGGCTGCTCAATCAGGTGTACTGCTTCTCCCAGTGGTAGGTGCATTTCAGCCGTATATGAAGCAATTCCTGCCCGAGTAGCTACTAAATATGCAGCAAAATCTTCAGAGCATGGGAGGATATGATCACATAGCAAGTCTATAACCTAAGctgaaagcagcaaaatactCACCGCTCTATTAATGTGCTTCTTGATGAGAATGTAGAGCACGGGCAAAGTCACATAGGCCAGTATCTCCCAAACTTTCCCCGTTAACAACATCCACAAGACCCGATCCTCTGCATCCAAGTTGACCCAACACCAGCCCACAGAAACGTTGGAGGCGTCATAGCCAATCTTCTTCAGAGCAACAGCCGCCACCGTAATGCTAAGAGGGACTCCCCAGCTGAGGAAAGAACACAAAGAGCATGGTTAAGTCAAGAACATGCTCACTTTAGTCCCTCCACACCTCAGGGAAAACGGGTGACAGACCAAGGGATTCTTCTTCAGACGGGATGCCAACAGATATTCCAGAACATCGATGCTCCTACATCGAGCCTAAGGGAAGTGACTGACAAACAGGTATTTGACAGCATATGAACGTGGACTGCAAATCCACTTCCTAGGGATCTCGGATCCCCAGTCCTGAAGGACAGATATTACACTCCAAACTGGAACCTGGCCCGCACAGCAAGCGGTCAGGGTCCAGAGAGGTGAACAAGAGACATCTCGCCTACACTCCCCTTCTCCCGTACTCTCCTGGATACAGGTGAGGTCGAGGATCTGACAAGGCCAGCACATTGTACAATGTGACTATCCCGTAGGACCCAGCCATTAAAGAGCAAGCTGGCTGATTCAGAGCTTTCAGAACACGAGCAACCAAATGCCACATTCTGATTCCTAACTGACACTTGGCACATAAAGGACCAGCACACAAAGAATTCCACCATTATATTCCAtcagtgggtttggggtttttttttttgttggtttttttttttttgtttggtttggtttttttttttaaatggaggtgTAGTCAGTATTTTGGgagcaaaaggattttttctgATGGACAAAGGGCAAGTTTCTTCCCAGGGAAAAGCACTGACAGTAACAGCAAAAAGctaagaaagcaaagaggagccATATTCACATAATTTGGAGCTCTGTTTTGACTTTGGCTTCTCTCTTGACAGCAGAGGCAAATATAGGGAAGCATTTAGAAGAAAAGTAACTATGGTGACACATGTGCATTAAGCCACTCAGCAGCTTGGGCTACCCACAAAAAACCACGAGGAAGAAGTGAAAAATTCCATGAGCTCAAATGTGAAAATACTCAGCCCCTTCCTGGGTGCTGTTAATACCCAGGACTTTACAGGCCTGCCCTAACCTGTGATGTACAACTCACAAATTACTGCCCAACTGAAATACTGCCCTGCATTCAACTGAATGCATCACCTGCCCTTCCCATATTCATCCTCAGAGAAAGGTTTTCTGGAGCCGTAAGAGGGACAAGGGACATTCCTTCAACAGATGACACGAATGCTTCAGAGAGTGCTCAGACTGAGCTTCCAGCAAAACCCTCCTGGTCTCTCCAgatgcaaagaaaacaaagccattACTGTATTGCTCTCATTACCTTCCTGGTTCACACTTGTCCTTCACTgacagcctggagcagctgcagagaacaTGAAAAGAATCTTCCTCCTAAAATCAGTTTCACATGCATCAGACTATGTAGTCAACCAGCAGTTGCCTAGATCAGATTATCTGAAATTCCACAGCCCAACTGAAAAACTGGAGATAATTCCATAACACTAGATGTCAAAAATACCCCATTTCCTACTCTTAAATAATGTCTGCGTTCACCTATTCACGAAAGAAAAGAGATGCAAATGTAATGCTCTAAAAAATTCAGAGTCAACCTTTTAGCATGGTTAGAACATTTTGTTTCAACGTTCAGTTCAGAACAGCCAGTGCTAATCCAAGCCGGTGTTGTTATTTAAGGACAGTTCTGCCGCAGGAAGCCCTCCCCGTGCTATTATCAGAGCAGGCTTTCTAAAAACATTCCAAACATTGCCACCACCATAAAAATTTCTACACAAAACTCAAGAGTCATTTTGGTAAAAACGGTAATTTGCCTGGAAACAAGGATTACAGATTCAGAAAGATTCAAATTTCTGTACACTTGGAAGAACTGACCACTGGGGTAAAGAATTCAAGAGAACTGGCATTTCCTTAAAGAAACCATATTAACACACACAAGCACAAATGAGTGCAGcaccaagaaaaagaaagtgtattAAAAAACTAATTTGCCTAAATAATGATCTCCACAGTGACCTGAAACTGAAGGAAttatatgagaaaataaaactagGTCAAATTACTAGGCATGGATATTAAAGAGAACAGCATAAGTGCATACAGACACAGTAAGAGAGGCAACAGTAGTAAATAACAGACCGCTAGGGAAGGgacttaaaaaaatcttcaagtaTCTAACTAGTAAAAGGAAGAATGTGGAAGAAAATTGCTACACATCAGGCAGttaattttcactgaaatagTGTGCTGGGATCAGATGGCTATTACAACTAACAGGAAGGACAAAGCATTACAAACTCAGAGTGAAGTTAGAAAGAATCTAGAAAGTAATCAGGCATTTCAGTGAACTTCAGTTCCATTTTAGAAAACTGGAAAGAAGAACCGACACTAGTGATTTGAGTATTCTTAAGAACCCCTAAatgacagcttctcaaggaaCGGAAAATACCAATGCTTTATACTCATCTAGAAGAATGGAGGAACAAAGAACCAGAATATTATACACCAAAGGCATATGTAAAGACTGGAATAAAAAGGATCCAAGATAACACAGAGGCAGAAATTTTACTCTGAGCCCCAAAGACGGGACAATTACGTAGGCTGGGCCTCCCAAAAGCACACTTGGATCTAATGCAATTAGtgtgggagagaagggaaagaagacgACTCCTTGCATCACTGTAAAAAGGCTGCCAATCCCATCTCTAAGGCAAATACAACAATACTTACTTCCCTAATACAGCCCCCAGCAATCTATTAATAAAAATACACATGACCCAGCATATCTGTCCACGTTAACACCAATGCTGCATTTCTACAAGGCAAGACAAGAACCCTTAAACTATAGTAACGTACAGCTCAAGTTGTATATGTTTTCTTGTCCTCGGTATGCCTGGGTCAGATTGCTTAATACCACATTTTGATTTATACTGCACagctgtttggttggggttttggtttgttgtttcgggttttttggtttggtttggttttttttttccccaccagaggTTCTTATAAGCAGGGAAGATTTGCAGTCACCTGCCTGCACAGGTCAGACAACAAGCCATCCTACCAGCAAGCCTTCAGGCAACTCCTTCTGGGGACAGGAATTTCTActctgtaaagaaagaaaaatcaatcttcTGGATATACCAGCCAATTTCAGGGAAGAGCTTTGAGCATACATTGTAAGCAGAACTCCCAACCAAATCTGCTCCAATTTAATTTTTGCTCTTAAACAGTTTGCAGTACCAAAGTACAAGCTTCCAGGTACCAAGCAGAGACTCCTCCCAGAGAAGCGTCCAAGAATTTAAAAGCTAAGGCACCAGCAGTCAAGTAGCTCGCACTTGGCTTGGCCTGGCCTACAAGCTTTAATAAACTAAATGATAGAGCCACAGCAAATTTCCAGAGATCTCTGCACCTTACAGGCAACACTTAGGGACTTAAGTCCAGTTCTGAAATGTAGCACTGGCACCGTCCCAATCATGCATGAGGCAGTCCTTTGAGGCCACAGATGTACAATACAGTAGTACATGAAAGGATCCCCAAGTACTCCATagacatgcatacatatatacgtatatatacacacacatatatacatatatgtgcataGTTTAAACATATACATAAGCACACAGatacatattttacttttttatatcTACATATAAAAGTAAGCGTATATATGCTTATAACCATCTGCGTAGCCTGATCATGAAATATAAATACTTCAAAAGTTGGCAGCAATTGCTatcaaaagcaaaggaagaaacaatCCCAAGGTGGGTTCTGGTCCATTC from Accipiter gentilis chromosome 1, bAccGen1.1, whole genome shotgun sequence includes these protein-coding regions:
- the GPR157 gene encoding G-protein coupled receptor 157 gives rise to the protein MPAPLPPTELYASERVVVLVSCVFSFVGSSLLVCTHALWPELRTRPRQLLLYLSLADLLSALSYFYGVLRDFDKTSWDCVLQGALSTFSNTSSFFWTMAIALYLYITIVRGSPTGTGLLCGFHVVSWGVPLSITVAAVALKKIGYDASNVSVGWCWVNLDAEDRVLWMLLTGKVWEILAYVTLPVLYILIKKHINRAHAALSEYRPILSRAPAFQPRTSIADKKLILIPVIFIILRIWSTVRFILTLCNSPAVQNSVLVVLHGIGNTFQGGANCIMFVLCTRVVRTRLFSSICCCHYDELDWPLQRSDSYWQRPEPHKDKDVPGPERTKPLLSST